A window of the Brassica napus cultivar Da-Ae chromosome C5, Da-Ae, whole genome shotgun sequence genome harbors these coding sequences:
- the LOC106395198 gene encoding probable pectinesterase 8, translating to MCSLLLVYISVYFCILLFIEFLLPFPSQNRRHNQQINQKSSNFFFVFQISFMPKKMKSRYILLTLSIVIAIIAILASQTLFSTPPRVFIHNPFDILYGIKAISYSAITSVCSHHHHHHYRPNHHHRRKPSHSKKKISICDDFPKNLPPPDTDTTSYLCVDKNGCCNFTTVQSAVDAVGNFSQRRNVIWINSGMYYEKVVIPKTKPNITLQRQGFETTAIAWNDTAYSANGTFYRASVQVFGSQFLAKNISFMNVAPIPKPGDVGAQAVAIRIPGDEAAFVGCGFFGAQDTLHDDRGRHYFKDCYIQGSIDFIFGNAKSLYQDCQIISMANQVSAGSKSINGAVTAKGRNSKDENSGFSFVNCSIGGTGHVWLGRAWRPYSRVIFVSTFMTDVIAPEGWNNFNDPSRDATIFYGEYNCSGPGANISKRAQYVQKLNETQVAQFINMTFIDGDQWLQYFDI from the exons ATGTGCTCCCTTTTGTTAGTATACATAAGTGTCTATTTTTGCATTCTTCTATTCATTGAATTCCTTTTACCATTTCCCTCTCAGAACCGTAGACACAACCaacaaataaaccaaaaaagttccaattttttttttgttttccaaatATCATTTAtgccaaaaaaaatgaaatctcGGTACATTCTATTAACTTTATCTATAGTCATTGCCATTATAGCCATTTTAGCATCCCAAACTCTCTTTAGCACACCTCCTAGAGTCTTTATACACAATCCCTTcgatattttatatggtattaAAGCAATATCATATTCAGCTATAACATCCGTTTGCagccaccaccatcatcatcacta caggcctaatcaTCACCACCGCCGCAAACCATCTCatagtaaaaagaaaatttcaatatGCGACGATTTTCCCAAAAATTTACCTCCACCGGACACCGACACAACATCCTATCTCTGTGTGGATAAGAACGGTTGCTGCAATTTCACAACGGTGCAATCAGCCGTGGACGCAGTCGGAAACTTTAGTCAGAGAAGGAACGTCATTTGGATAAATTCCGGCATGTACTA TGAAAAAGTGGTGATCCCGAAGACTAAACCAAACATAACGTTGCAAAGACAAGGGTTCGAAACCACAGCCATAGCGTGGAACGATACGGCCTACTCGGCTAATGGCACTTTTTATCGTGCCTCGGTCCAAGTCTTTGGTTCTCAGTTCCTCGCAAAAAACATTAGTTTCAtg AACGTGGCACCAATACCAAAGCCGGGAGATGTAGGCGCTCAGGCGGTGGCGATAAGAATACCGGGAGATGAGGCGGCGTTTGTAGGATGTGGTTTCTTCGGAGCCCAAGACACTCTTCATGACGATAGAGGTCGTCATTACTTcaaagattgctacattcaagGCTCCATTGATTTCATCTTCGGCAACGCTAAATCTCTCTACCAG GACTGTCAGATAATATCAATGGCGAACCAAGTGAGTGCAGGGTCAAAGTCTATCAACGGAGCAGTGACTGCAAAGGGCCGTAACTCGAAGGACGAGAACAGTGGCTTCTCCTTCGTCAACTGCTCAATAGGCGGCACCGGTCACGTGTGGCTCGGTCGTGCATGGAGGCCCTACTCACGTGTCATCTTTGTTTCCACTTTCATGACCGATGTTATCGCGCCTGAAGGCTGGAACAACTTCAATGATCCATCTAGAGATGC GACAATATTTTATGGAGAGTATAATTGTTCGGGTCCAGGGGCTAATATCTCGAAGAGGGCACAGTATGTTCAGAAGCTTAACGAGACTCAAGTTGCTCAATTCATTAACATGACTTTTATTGATGGAGACCAGTGGTTACAGTATTTCGATATTTAA
- the LOC106391148 gene encoding myosin-6, with translation MDQETKVSSEVPVVKGAPEDLKTVDVSVKEVNREITKEDKAMQQEEEDTTFDGGFVKVEKEGTNTKGDEKEEKQVPLTISSSSSQRELEKKEKASESRLEPEPLPLKVSEQESINLKLREELKEKEMLVALSKDQEGKIKTANEKLTKVLQEKEILETSVAEITLIATKRKETCDELEEKLKVSDEKFSKTNALLSQALSNNSDLEQKLKAMEALSSEVSQLKSALIVAEEEGKDSARKMQEYQEKVTKLESSLNQSSARISELEEDLRTALQKGADHEDLGKVSTQRCLELQGLLQTSKSKLEEKLKDLEAAQVKNFSLEAALSVAMGEKKALEETVNGYKVKTTESEEILEKQAREIDEAKTRSREIEALNKHSELSIQKAMEELRSRDTEVKDLKERVRLYEEKLAEASAHSFSLKQDLDQSSLENELLADTNNQLKIKIQEINEEKETATRRSEEAAKRFEQRDIEAKDMVAKLKAQEDLFKEHKREIQKASEVANTRKMKLEESLLKLKTSEDTIKELEKENGSLAEVNLKLNQELANHGSETSDFQTMFTALEAEKDQTAKELHASKAAIKELRNKLASERERLRSKMASLAEENNQVNEIYQSTKSELVKLQEQLEVEKSKVDTMVSEIKKLSALAAEKSVLETNFGEVEKRLKNSEAKLKEEVEKVAELTSKLHEHEVKTSDRDLEDKKATQLYKELQASHTVISKEKEAVSQKHSELEATLKKSQEELEAKTSKIVHLESLAKDLEQKVQLADAKSKETETMGKGEVQVKSRGINLSGNVTTTKKAETSHLMTLKIVLGVAILSVIIGIVLGKNY, from the exons ATGGACCAAGAAACAAAAGTTAGTTCTGAGGTTCCTGTAGTGAAAGGAGCACCCGAGGATCTAAAGACGGTCGATGTTTCTGTTAAG GAGGTGAACAGAGAAATCACAAAGGAAGATAAAGCTATGcagcaagaagaagaggataCTACATTTGATGGTGGATTCGTTAAAGTTGAGAAAGAAGGAACTAACACTAAGGGtgatgagaaagaagagaagcaaGTTCCACTCACTATAAGCTCAAGCAGTTCACAAAGAGAActagagaagaaggagaaagctTCTGAGTCTCGGTTGGAACCAGAGCCATTGCCTCTGAAAGTCTCTGAACAGGAAAGCATTAATCTGAAGCTAAGGGAAGAACtcaaagagaaggagatgcTCGTTGCCTTATCTAAAGACCAAGAAGGAAAAATCAAAACTGCTAACGAGAAGTTGACCAAAGTGTTGcaagagaaagagattcttGAAACATCTGTAGCAGAGATCACTCTTATTGCAACTAAAAGAAAAGAGACCTGCGATGAACTTGAAGAGAAACTGAAGGTTTCGGATGAAAAATTCTCCAAAACAAATGCTCTTCTATCTCAAGCTTTGTCCAACAACTCTGACCTTGAACAGAAGCTGAAAGCTATGGAAGCATTATCTTCTGAAGTTTCTCAACTAAAATCTGCTTTGATAGTGGCTGAAGAGGAGGGAAAAGATTCAGCGAGAAAGATGCAGGAGTACCAAGAAAAGGTAACTAAACTTGAATCATCTCTGAACCAATCGTCAGCGAGGATCTCAGAGCTTGAAGAAGATCTGAGGACAGCTTTGCAGAAAGGGGCAGATCATGAAGATCTTGGAAAGGTGAGTACTCAGCGCTGCCTTGAGCTTCAAGGTTTGCTTCAAACATCAAAGTCAAAGCTAGAAGAAAAACTAAAAGACCTGGAAGCAGCCCAAGTGAAAAACTTTAGCCTTGAAGCTGCTCTCAGTGTAGCAATGGGAGAGAAGAAAGCGTTGGAGGAAACAGTGAATGGATATAAAGTGAAAACAACCGAGTCTGAAGAGATACTTGAGAAGCAAGCAAGAGAAATAGATGAAGCTAAAACAAGAAGCAGAGAGATTGAAGCTTTGAATAAACACTCAGAACTTAGTATCCAAAAGGCAATGGAGGAGCTCAGAAGCAGAGATACAGAAGTGAAAGATCTCAAGGAGAGAGTAAGATTGTATGAAGAGAAGTTGGCTGAAGCATCTGCTCACTCGTTTTCTTTGAAACAAGATCTTGATCAGTCTTCCTTGGAGAACGAGCTACTAGCAGATACAAACAACCAGCTCAAGATCAAgattcaagaaataaatgaagagAAGGAAACAGCAACAAGACGGAGTGAAGAAGCAGCCAAAAGGTTTGAACAGAGAGACATAGAAGCTAAAGACATGGTTGCAAAGTTGAAAGCCCAAGAAGACCTGTTCAAGGAACATAAAAGGGAGATTCAGAAAGCATCTGAAGTTGCTAATACTAGAAAAATGAAGCTTGAAGAGTCTCTGTTGAAGCTCAAGACTTCTGAAGATACAATCAAAGAGCTTGAGAAAGAAAATGGATCTTTGGCTGAGGTGAACTTAAAGCTGAACCAGGAGCTAGCCAATCATGGGTCAGAGACCAGTGATTTTCAGACAATGTTCACTGCTTTAGAAGCTGAGAAAGACCAAACAGCAAAAGAGCTTCATGCTTCAAAGGCAGCCATTAAagaattaagaaacaagcttgCTTCTGAAAGAGAAAGATTAAGATCAAAG ATGGCTTCCCTTGCAGAAGAGAATAACCAAGTCAATGAGATATATCAAAGCACAAAGAGTGAGCTTGTCAAGCTTCAAGAACAACTCGAAGTAGAGAAGTCTAAAGTTGATACTATGGTATCTGAAATCAAGAAGCTCAGTGCTTTGGCTGCTGAGAAGTCAGTGTTGGAGACTAACTTTGGAGAAGTAGAAAAACGATTGAAAAATTCTGAAGCTAAGTTGAAAGAAGAG GTCGAAAAGGTTGCAGAACTGACCTCAAAATTGCATGAACATGAAGTTAAGACGAGTGACAGAGACTTGGAGGACAAGAAAGCAACTCAGCTTTATAAAGAGCTTCAAGCATCTCACACAGTCATCTCTAAGGAG AAAGAAGCAGTTTCTCAGAAGCATTCGGAGTTGGAAGCTACTCTAAAGAAATCACAAGAAGAGCTTGAAGCTAAGACAAGTAAGATCGTTCACCTAGAATCATTGGCCAAAGATCTTGAACAGAAAGTGCAGCTTGCTGATGCTAAGTCTAAG GAAACTGAGACTATGGGAAAAGGAGAAGTACAAGTTAAATCTCGAGGCATTAATTTATCAGGAAACGTTACAACAACTAAGAAAGCTGAAACGTCTCATCTCATGACATTGAAGATCGTTCTTGGAGTGGCTATCTTGTCTGTCATTATAGGTATCGTTCTTGGGAAAAACTATTGA
- the BNAC05G03420D gene encoding uncharacterized protein BNAC05G03420D — MMKDNAHPSPFKLKLDHQLEHRQEAEEFTIDANVKIIRQGSLLQDVCFSSTVDNFIFEDEDCPEKVELYELFIDAGIVEFDAQFMLIDMILYVSEKTKSLDDDYKGVLTLTVEVTLPPEPVELNYAGSEQTQSHEAIATKTVEQWLKPNHKIQKTVYKIGADGVSLVRIAQGS, encoded by the coding sequence ATGATGAAAGACAATGCTCATCCTTCTCCCTTTAAACTGAAACTTGACCATCAACTCGAACATCGACAAGAAGCAGAAGAGTTCACTATCGATGCTAATGTCAAGATTATCCGACAAGGGTCTCTTTTACAGGATGTCTGCTTCTCCTCCACTGTCGACAATTTCATATTTGAAGACGAAGATTGTCCGGAGAAAGTAGAACTCTACGAGCTATTTATCGACGCTGGAATAGTCGAGTTCGATGCTCAGTTTATGCTTATTGACATGATTTTGTACGTTTCTGAAAAAACAAAGTCGCTTGATGACGATTACAAAGGAGTTTTAACGTTGACGGTTGAAGTCACGTTACCACCGGAACCGGTCGAGCTTAACTATGCCGGTTCGGAGCAAACTCAATCCCACGAAGCAATTGCGACGAAGACGGTCGAGCAATGGTTGAAACCAAatcataaaatacaaaaaaccgTGTACAAAATTGGGGCTGATGGTGTTTCATTAGTCCGAATCGCACAAGGTAGCTAG
- the LOC106391307 gene encoding protein CYSTEINE-RICH TRANSMEMBRANE MODULE 3, translated as MSQYNNQSAGANSPPPMSTGPAPPPPMGYPTNDPCHGSAAPVKVETSSKGDGFFKGCLAAMCCCCALDICF; from the exons ATGAGCCAGTACAACAACCAATCTGCAG GAGCTAATTCTCCACCACCGATGTCAACCGGTCCCGCACCGCCGCCGCCGATGGGTTACCCGACGAACGACCCGTGTCATGGTTCGGCGGCTCCTGTTAAAGTGGAGACCAGTTCTAAGGGTGACGGATTCTTTAAAGGATG TCTTGCGGCCATGTGCTGCTGTTGTGCCCTGGACATCTGCTTCTAA
- the LOC106391152 gene encoding ubiquitin-like modifier-activating enzyme 5: MEVEFKAMLDDLDALEKSLSDPAPIHKLRSHVENLAALSKCSPHRRSKVKELSSEVVDSNPYSRLMALQRMGIVENYERIREFSVAIVGIGGVGSVAAEMLTRCGIGRLLLYDYDTVELANMNRLFFRPDQVGMTKTDAAVQTLAEINPDVVLESFTMNITTVQGFETFTSSLKNKSFCPSKEGSGVDLVLSCVDNYEARMAVNQACNELNQTWMESGVSEDAVSGHIQLLVPGETACFACAPPLVVASGIDERTLKREGVCAASLPTTMGVVAGLLVQNSLKFLLNFGEVSPYLGYNSLKDFFPTMQMRPNPQCSNVACLERQKEYMLAKPARDAAAKAKKEAEAATAVDDGPLHDDNEWNISVVDDENEKDTTKASSSSGALPEGLTRELPEADEYEKAIAIGSGEAEEEEDDLEELKKQLEALNAA; the protein is encoded by the exons ATGGAGGTTGAATTCAAAGCAATGCTCGACGACCTCGATGCTCTCGAGAAATCTCTCTCCGATCCTGCTCCCATCCACAAG CTGCGATCACATGTTGAGAATCTAGCGGCTCTGTCCAAGTGTAGCCCTCACCGGCGTTCCAAAGTCAAG GAGTTAAGTTCGGAAGTGGTGGATAGTAATCCTTACAGTAGGCTTATGGCACTTCAGCGGATGGGTATTGTTGAGAACTATGAGAGGATCAGAGAGTTTTCAGTCGCTATTGTT GGAATTGGTGGTGTTGGAAGTGTGGCTGCTGAGATGCTGACCAGATGTGGTATAGGTCGTCTTTTGTTGTATGACTATGACACTGTCGAGCTAGCTAACATGAACAGACTCTTTTTCCGACCTGATCAG GTTGGTATGACAAAGACTGATGCTGCTGTTCAGACGCTTGCTGAAATTAACCCCGACGTAGTACTTGAG AGTTTCACAATGAACATAACAACAGTGCAAGGCTTTGAAACCTTCACGTCGAGCTTGAAGAACAAGTCGTTTTGTCCTAGCAAGGAGGGCAGTGGCGTGGATCTTGTTTTGAGTTGTGTCGATAATTATGAAGCAAGGATGGCTGTCAACCAG GCATGCAATGAGTTAAATCAGACATGGATGGAGTCAG GTGTTTCCGAAGATGCTGTTTCAGGTCACATACAGCTTCTGGTTCCTGGAGAAACTGCTTGTTTTGCTTGTGCACCTCCTCTG GTCGTTGCATCTGGAATTGATGAACGAACGCTTAAGAGGGAAGGGGTCTGTGCTGCATCTCTTCCTACTACTATG GGTGTTGTTGCTGGTCTTTTGGTTCAAAACTCTCTCAAGTTCTTACTGAATTTTGGTGAAGTTTCTCCATACCTG GGTTACAATTCACTGAAGGATTTTTTCCCAACTATGCAAATGAGACCTAATCCACAATGCTCGAATGTAGCTTGTCTAGAACGGCAG AAAGAGTACATGCTTGCGAAACCAGCAAGGGACGCTGCTGCTAAAGCTAAGAAGGAAGCCGAAGCTGCAACAGCTGTAGATGATGGTCCACTCCATGATGATAACGAGTGGAACATAAG TGTGGTGGACGATGAAAATGAGAAGGATACTACAAAAGCTTCATCAAGTTCAG GGGCATTGCCGGAAGGGCTTACTCGGGAGCTTCCAGAGGCAGATGAGTATGAGAAAGCAATAGCTATAGGGTCTGGAGAGGCagaggaggaagaggacgaCCTTGAAGAACTGAAGAAACAGCTCGAGGCTCTTAATGCTGCTTGA
- the LOC106393934 gene encoding CRAL-TRIO domain-containing protein C23B6.04c-like → MGKKEQKDHHSTVESDDKVEAVLHLLRKHSPLTLKQEKFCNRACVSRFLRTKGDNAKKAAKQLRSCLSWRSSLGIESLIADEFTAELAEGLAYVAGLDDECRPVLVFRIKQDYQKLHTQKQLTRLVVFTLEVAISTMCRNVEEFVILFDASFFKSASAFMNILVTTLKIVAEYYPCRLFKAFVIDAPSLFSYLWKGIRSFLDLSTATMIVSMQNFQNSFDYDDFSSSYPSRVSSLRFDTSSVKSTDKIGSCASSRFAFTVSRDGLDTVKPWCLTLTDTSSSKLGHTGAYLSPLNARSFSFASPAARREPIGGPRRSFFASTPMPARTTDRHCIGGTLRDPRVPRPSFFQSPAVFFRRESHVSKTEKPRDTFLPFLKFYRRPYDEMTYRSKMRPPLGGLVSIVSTQIRRRHVSLSQRF, encoded by the exons AAAGCGACGACAAAGTCGAAgctgttcttcatctccttcgtAAACATTCTCCTCTCACTCTTAAACAG GAGAAGTTCTGTAACAGAGCTTGTGTCAGTAGATTCTTGAGAACAAAAGGAGACAATGCGAAGAAAGCAGCTAAACAGTTAAGGTCATGCCTTTCATGGAGATCTTCTCTTGGCATCG AGAGCTTAATCGCCGACGAGTTCACGGCGGAGCTAGCTGAAGGTCTTGCTTACGTAGCCGGCCTTGACGACGAGTGTAGACCCGTTTTG GTTTTCCGCATTAAACAAGACTACCAGAAGCTACACACGCAGAAACA GTTGACTCGTTTGGTGGTATTTACATTGGAGGTAGCAATCTCAACCATGTGCAGGAACGTCGAAGAATTTGTCATCCTTTTCGATGCCA GCTTCTTCAAATCAGCATCAGCCTTCATGAACATACTTGTGACTACACTCAAAATAGTTGCAGAGTATTATCCTTGTCGTCTTTTCAAAGCTTTTGTCATCGACGCTCCTTCTCTTTTTTCGTACCTTTGGAAG GGTATTCGTTCATTCCTGGATCTGTCAACAGCCACGATGATTGTATCGATGCAGAATTTCCAAAACTCGTTTGACTACGACGACTTCTCTTCTTCATACCCATCACGAGTCTCCTCCCTCCGTTTCGACACGTCATCAGTAAAATCAACGGACAAGATCGGCTCCTGCGCATCCTCTAGGTTCGCCTTCACCGTATCACGCGACGGTCTCGACACGGTCAAACCGTGGTGCCTCACGCTGACCGACACGTCATCATCGAAGCTAGGACACACAGGCGCGTACCTCTCACCGCTAAACGCGCGTTCTTTCTCCTTCGCGTCACCCGCGGCTAGGCGCGAGCCCATCGGTGGACCCAGGAGAAGCTTTTTCGCTTCCACGCCAATGCCAGCTAGGACGACCGACCGTCACTGCATCGGAGGAACCCTCCGTGACCCGCGGGTGCCTCGCCCGTCTTTCTTCCAGTCTCCGGCGGTGTTTTTCCGGCGAGAGTCACACGTCAGCAAAACTGAGAAACCGAGGGATACGTTCCTTCCTTTCCTCAAGTTCTATCGTAGACCGTACGATGAGATGACTTATAGGTCAAAGATGCGGCCCCCACTCGGTGGTCTTGTCTCTATTGTTTCAACGCAGATTAGACGCCGCCACGTGTCTTTGTCTCAACGGTTCTAG